The sequence ACGATGGCAGTCTCGAATTGATGGTGGCCAATGGGCATCTGAATGATTTTCAAGACAAAGGAGACGCCTACCGCATGCCCATGCAGTTCTTTCATCGCTCGTCCGCGGGACGCTGGTCGCTCTTACCACCGAGCCAGCTAGGCCCGTACTTCAGCTCGAAGCGTCTGGCTCGCAGTTTGATCAATTTGGATGTCGATCGAGATGGACGCCAAGATGCGTTGGTCACCCATCTGTTTGATCCGGTGGGGCTATTGATCAATCGCTCGACGAATTCCATCGCTAAAAAAGAGTCATCGTCGATTGCGCTCTATCTGAAATCGACGCAAGGACATCGCGATCCGATTGGGGCGATCGTGTCGGTGGAGATCGCAGGAAGGTCGCTGGTAGGGCAATTATTCGCTGGCAATGGGTATCAATGTTCGAGCGAGCGTTGTGTCCGTTTTGGGCTCGCTGAAGCAGCCGCGGTTGAGCGAGTTAGCGTCCTATGGCCCAGCGGAACTCGCGAAGAATTTGGACCGCTACGCCAAGGCGGCGAGTACGTTCTCTGCGAAGGCAGTGGCGAAGCATTTCGATTGCTCCAGCCCTAACGCAAATCGCTCACCGCGTAAAATAGTGAAGCTGTGCGGTGAAAAAACTCAAGTCGGTGTCGCCGTTCTCAGTGGCTTTCGATTCTCGCGATCGCATGGTTCTGTGTGTCACGTCGGGGCCTAGTTGCCGTTAGTGCTGTTAGATGCTTCGTTCGGGGAGCTTTGTGGCGGTGAGAGCGTATTTCTTCTGGTTGCAGAAGTTTTGTGCTGCGTTTCTTTCTTTCGGTAAAAATTTTCAACACAAAATGGTGGTTGCGCCCATTTTTCTATGTTTGACTGGCCGAAGGAATAGGTAGACTCCGTTTCGTGCGGCTGTGTTTTCCTTGATGTGTCGGTTGCATATCTTTTTCGTTTGCTGATTCCAGCGACACCACAGGCTCTTCGGCATGCCCGTTTGATGCTGTGCGACACGTCTATCATCTAATTGGATTCATACAAATGAAAAATATCTCAATTGAGATGCGTGAAAGATCAAGTGTCTTGGCAGCGTTGCTTTTGGTTGCCCCGTTGGTCATCGGTTGCGGAGGGTCAACGACCAATACGGTCTCGGCTCCGCCAACGAATGTGCAGACGCCTGAGGAAATGGCAGCACAGCAAAAGGCGTACATGGAATCGCAGAAAGAGATGGAGCAGCGAGACAAGCAGTATCGCTAGGACGTGTGAAAGTCCTTCGTCCGTTTTCGTCTTTCCATTTTGAAGTTCCGCTCACTCACAAAACATCGCGTTATCTACCAAGCGAATGACGTTGGTTTTTGTTCTTTTCTTTTTTTCGGAGTAATTGAGATGATTCGTTTCAAGCGAAGCCAGCGCGGCTTCACATTAGTAGAGCTGCTCGTCGTGATCGCAATCATTGGCGTTTTGGTCGGTTTGCTGCTTCCGGCAGTGCAGGCGGCGCGCGAGGCGGCTCGCCGCATGCAGTGCAGCAACAACGTCAAGCAGATTGGCTTGGGGCTGCATAACTACCATGCGGCGTATAACAAGTTGCCGATGCAATCGGGCGGCACCCATGGGGGCCCGGTCAACAATGCAAAGATCCTCAGTTGGTTGATTCCAGTGTTGCCGTTCATCGAGCAGCAAGCTCTGTATGAGCAAATCGCAAACCCGTTGGGGACTTACCCAGCGATGGGTCCTGTGCCCTGGGATAAAGGCTATGATCCCTGGCGAACCACCGTCGGATCGTACCGTTGTCCCAGTGATCCAACCGTCGGGGTTCCTGGCGAAACCGGGTTGAATAACTACTCGGCATGTATCGGAGATTGTTTTCAAACCACTCACACCGGCGGTGTGAACGCCGATGGAACGGTTGGTGACCAAGGTGCCAAGCAGCGGCTTCGAGGTGTGTTCGAAACCCGTTACTTCACCGGTTTTCGAGACATTCTTGACGGCACCAGCAACACGATCATGGCGGGGGAGATTGTCACCGACGCTGGCCGGCTCGAAATCATTGGGCAACCCAAGATGAATCAACGCGATCCGTTCTTTGACAATCCTCAGCAGTGTTATGTCGACAATGTCGATCCGCAGCGTCCCCAGTTCTACAAGGATGCCAGCGACACAGGCGCCGGCGATCAGCGGCGTGGAAAGCGTTGGGCCGATGGTCGTCCGATGTTTACCAGCGTGAACACCGTGCGTCCACCCAACAAAGAGAGTTGTCTATGGGGCGGTGATGGATCGGACGGCAGCTACACGATGGCAAGTCGTCACCAAGGTGGTTGTCATGTGTTGTTCGCCGATGGTGCGGTCAAGTTTGTTACCGAAAGCATCGAATCGGGCAACCAAACCAAGGGCAATATCCCTCGCACCGGTTCGGTCCCCGGGCAAGAGAGTCCCTACGGTTTGTGGGGAGCCCTCGGAACCAAGGACGGAAATGAAACCAAGCAGCTTGACCAGTAGTCGGAGTCCCCGCCTGGCTCGCACAGAGTCGTTGATTCCCCGGTGAATCAACGGTGACTCGATTCGAATCCTATTGAAAAACCAGGGCCGCACATCTCGTGCACCCTGGTTTTTTGTTGGTAAATCAAGGTTTGGGTGACTTTGGGGCCCTTATTCACGTAAGTCTCCGTCGTCGCCTTCTTCGATGGTGATCGCTTGGTCAACGTGGAGGTGGTCGAGTTGCTGAACGAGTCCGCTGGGCCAGCGGACTTCGATTCGGCACTCGCGATCGAACTCGCCTAGGCCGAAAACGAGCACCGGCTCGGAGGTCGAGAGGTAACTGCCGCCGCCAATCAATTCTTGCACGTATTGGACGTCACCGGCAGTGACCGTGACGCGGCATCCAGTGCCTTGGCGAGGTGATTGACGACCAACCAGATTAAGTTTCAGCCAATGTCCTCGCTGTGAGTCGTTTCGCAGTAGGGCGGCGGGGGTGTTTTGGTGGACGACCGCAATGTCCAGGTCTCCGTCGTTGTCAAAGTCGAGCGTGGCAACGCCTCGCCCGACATACTTGCCGGCGAAGAATTCGCCGACACGCTCGCTTGTTTCAATCCAGCGTGATCCGTTGTACTGAAAAAACTGTGGCCGCATTTTCAGGATCGGGTTGTCAGCGTAGTTTTCGACATGCCCATTGGTCACAAACAGGTCTTGCCATCCATCGCAATCAAAATCTTGCATCACCGTTCCGAATGCAAGCGATTGTAGCGTCGGTGTATGTAGTCCGACGCGCCCGGTGATGTCCTGGAATCCTGCGGCGCCCAGGTTGCGGTAGAGCGTATTGGATTCTTCGTAGTAGTGGGTTGAGTAGATGTCGAAGAAGCCATTGCGGTCGAAATCGGCGACTGCCAATCCCATGCTGGCTTGCAGCAGCCCTTCGTAATTCGACGCGCATCCAAGCAGTAAACCGCGTTCGGCAAACTGCCCGTCTCCTCGGTTGTCGAACAGGAAATTGGCGGTGGTGTCGTTGGCAACGTAGATGTCAGGGTCGCCGTCGGCATTGAAATCGGCGACGGCGACGCCAAGTGATTTGCCGCCTGCCGCAGCCAATCCGCGTGCGTTCGTTTGCTCTGCAAACGTGCCATCGGCTTGGTTGATGTAGCAGGCGTTCGGCCATGCAGGGATTTCGCGTGGATGGCAGATACGGTTTTCGCCTTTCGAGTTGCGGCAGTTCAGCGGATGCTTTGGATCGTAAGTCACATAATTGCAAACATACAGATCGAGCAATCCGTCACGGTCAAGATCGGCAAAGGCGGCCGAGGTGCTCCATCGATTGCCGTCGTCGGTGTTGCTGGTCGCTGTGACATCGCGAAACGTGCCATCACCTTGGTTGGCAAGCAGCGTGTTTTTTCCGACGCAGGTGAGGTAGACGTCCTCGAACCCATCTGCATTGAAATCGCCGATCGCTACGCCTTGTCCGTAGCCGTATCGCCCAAGTTCCGCGGCAGCGGCAACGTCGTCCAGCGGATGGGTCTGCGGGTCACGTGGGGGCAGCGTGTTGCGAAACAGCGAAACGGCGGGCTGATGTGGGCTGGTGTCCGCCGCCGGGTCACCGCCTTGGCTGAAGAATAAATCGGGGCGTCCGTCTCGGTCAAAATCCAGCACACCGACGCCACCTCCGACCGCCTCGACCATCAGCGATTCACCGGCTTCGCCATTTTGGTAAACGAAATTCAGTCCCAGCGGTTTCGCCACATCGGTGAAATGAATGCGATCCGTGGCCATCGCGGTCGTGGATTCGCCAGGGGATTGCAAGTCGGAATCGGCGCCTGCGGATTGCAGTTCTTCGCCAAATAGTTTGCTGCCCGCTCCTGAGGTGTCCGCCGCGACGGTGCCGGAGGCCTGTGGCGGATCGAGCGGTATGCTTGGTTGCTCGTTTTTGCATCCGATCGCGGGTGTGAGTGCGGCGATTAGGAGTAATGAAAGACGGCGGATCAATCGAGTGTTCCTCGATAGGAAGAAAGAGGCTAGTCCAGCGATCGCTAGGGGGTAGCGGTGGTCGCTGCGTTGGAAATTTGGTCGATTCGAATTGCCAATTGGTCGGCCACGCTTTGGTCGTTCATCGTGACCGCGTATTGGTACAATTGCTCGAGCACGTTCATTGGTAAGGTTTCGATCGTCGAGAGTCCGAGGATCGATTTTCGTAGCTGCGTTCCCATGGACGCGATTTTCAGCGTTGATTCCGCTTCGCTCGTACGGTTTTGCAGTCGTAGCGTCTCGGCAAGCTGAGTTTGGCTTTTCCAATCATATGGATCTTTTGTGATCGCTTGGCGAAACGCCCGTTCCGCTTCGGCGAATTCATCTCGCATTCGGTGCAGCCAGCCCTTGTAGCGAAAAAAGCGTGCGTCATTCGCGGCGCTGGCAGGGACTTGTGACAATAGCTTGGCGACCTTTTGGGCGTCGCCACGGTCCGAGTACGTGCTCAGCAGAATCGCTAAGAGTTCAAGGTTCTCGGGATAACGCTCGAGTGTAAGGAGTAGTTGATTTTCCAGTTGGGCGAGTTCCGTTTGTCGTTGGTTGGTGTCGACTAGGG comes from Novipirellula caenicola and encodes:
- a CDS encoding DUF1559 domain-containing protein; translation: MIRFKRSQRGFTLVELLVVIAIIGVLVGLLLPAVQAAREAARRMQCSNNVKQIGLGLHNYHAAYNKLPMQSGGTHGGPVNNAKILSWLIPVLPFIEQQALYEQIANPLGTYPAMGPVPWDKGYDPWRTTVGSYRCPSDPTVGVPGETGLNNYSACIGDCFQTTHTGGVNADGTVGDQGAKQRLRGVFETRYFTGFRDILDGTSNTIMAGEIVTDAGRLEIIGQPKMNQRDPFFDNPQQCYVDNVDPQRPQFYKDASDTGAGDQRRGKRWADGRPMFTSVNTVRPPNKESCLWGGDGSDGSYTMASRHQGGCHVLFADGAVKFVTESIESGNQTKGNIPRTGSVPGQESPYGLWGALGTKDGNETKQLDQ
- a CDS encoding CRTAC1 family protein, whose translation is MIRRLSLLLIAALTPAIGCKNEQPSIPLDPPQASGTVAADTSGAGSKLFGEELQSAGADSDLQSPGESTTAMATDRIHFTDVAKPLGLNFVYQNGEAGESLMVEAVGGGVGVLDFDRDGRPDLFFSQGGDPAADTSPHQPAVSLFRNTLPPRDPQTHPLDDVAAAAELGRYGYGQGVAIGDFNADGFEDVYLTCVGKNTLLANQGDGTFRDVTATSNTDDGNRWSTSAAFADLDRDGLLDLYVCNYVTYDPKHPLNCRNSKGENRICHPREIPAWPNACYINQADGTFAEQTNARGLAAAGGKSLGVAVADFNADGDPDIYVANDTTANFLFDNRGDGQFAERGLLLGCASNYEGLLQASMGLAVADFDRNGFFDIYSTHYYEESNTLYRNLGAAGFQDITGRVGLHTPTLQSLAFGTVMQDFDCDGWQDLFVTNGHVENYADNPILKMRPQFFQYNGSRWIETSERVGEFFAGKYVGRGVATLDFDNDGDLDIAVVHQNTPAALLRNDSQRGHWLKLNLVGRQSPRQGTGCRVTVTAGDVQYVQELIGGGSYLSTSEPVLVFGLGEFDRECRIEVRWPSGLVQQLDHLHVDQAITIEEGDDGDLRE